From the Candidatus Thermoplasmatota archaeon genome, the window GCAGAACATCGGTTGTCCGGGGTAGCGGTTCGGATAGATCGCCAAGCTGGATCCTGACCAGTCGCTTCGTGCACTCGCAACTGCGATGTCGGGCAGAATGTCTCCGCTGAGTTCACCTATGACTGCTGTCCTTGGAATTGCGTTCGTGGGGAGCTTGAAGTCCGGGGAATCGGACCAAATGCTACCAACGCTTTTCTGCACGAATCCGAGAGTTACATTGTCGCGGCTCGACAAGACCAAAAGGTCGTCCCCTCCATTCCCGCTGAAGTTTCCAGCAACGATGTAGCTCGGGGAGATGTCCAGAGATCGATTCTCGTTCTCTGAATCTTGAAAACCACTGGTATCCTGGAAGAAGAATCGGACGGCAGATGGCCCTTCTGTTATGACTGCAATGTCCACCAAATTGTTTCCGTCGAGCATTCCCGAAGTGAGCCCCGTCGGGTATCCCGAGACATCCAGTGTCTGATAAGGGATGCTTGTGAGTCCGAACGGTCTCTTGAACAACATCACATTGGAGCTGTAGTAATTGGACACCGCAAGTTCCACAGTTGCGTCATGGTTCAAATCGCCCACGACAACTGTGTTTACGCCCAGTCCTGCAGAGAACATGGTATACAGGGAGAAGAACGGAGGAATTGCATACCCTTCATATATCTGCACGACCCCAGCCAACGAAAAGGGAGCCGTACCAGAACAGGCGATAGCGATGTCAGGATATCTGTCTCCCGTGAAATTCCCCGCAACGAGGGAGATAGCGTTCGCATAGGTGGCCGTATCTGGCCATTGCTCATATGAGGTCTCGGAAGTGACATTGTAGACAGCGAGCCTCGTACCTGAGAAGACAGTATCCCTTTCAAGTGCAGCTATCTGATGAGAACCGTCTGCGAATGCATCGAGAGTGATGATTCTGTAAGGACTATTCCGAGTCGAGATGTTGAGGGATGCGTAGGTGTCGTAACCACCATCTGCGTTTCGAAAGAACACAGAAATGGCCTTAGCATTGTACTGAGCGACGACCAAGTCTGTCCTCCCATCTCCATTCATATCCGCCAGTTTAGCATCTGACGAGCCGTCTTGCAGCATCAAAGCTCTCGAAATCAATGGATACTCCAAGACATTCCTGGAGGTATTCAATGTTCCTGGAAAGGCGATTGCGCTGACGTTCGGGAGGACCGCGGTGGTCGAATCCAGAAGCGCAGCGGCAGAGTCGAAAGGGGATGATGTGCTCCTTCCTCCGGCAGTTAGAATGGGCAATAGAAGTGATGTGGCAAAGAACACCACAAGAACGGCAGACATCAGGCGACGCATGCGAGGCCCATCCAGCGGACGGACAGTAGTCTTACTTTTATATGATGTTTTCGGAAAAAATCCTGGCACCATATCTACACACGTTCTGTCCAAGTGTTATATAGCCTCGTAAATCTAACATGTCCCGATGAGCGCCTCAATCAAGATAGGCAAGATACTCGGCATACCCATCAACCTGCACATCACATTCCTGTTGATCCTTCCCCTCTTCGCGTATCTGTTCTCAGATCCCTCGAGGCAGACAGAGATCCTTGGCATTGCCCTAAGTTTCAAGACCCTCGACGCTGCGACCTGGGTGAAATACGTGTTCGGATCTCTGGCGGCGGTGGTCTTCTTCATGACCATCCTGGTGCACGAGCTGGCACACTCGTATCTCGCGCTCAGGTACGGAGTCAAGATCAAGAGCATCACGCTGATGGTCTTCGGAGGCGTCTCGTCAATGGAGGAGATGCCAAGGCAGCCTGGCCAGGAATGGAGGATGGCCTTCGCCGGACCCTTGTCAAGCCTGGTGATCGGCGGGGCGTCCTACGGCGCGATGCTGGTTCTCGAGCTCGTCAAGCCAGGCGGGGTCATCATCGACGGAACGATTATTCTCCTAGGATTGATGGCACTGTACAACGTCCTTCTGGCCGGGTTCAACATGATCCCCGCGTTCCCAATGGACGGCGGGAGAGTGCTCCGTGCGTTCTTTGCGACGAGGATGACTTACATCGAAGCGACCAAAAAGGCAGCTCGCATAGGCAGGTACTTCGCCATCGCGATGGCCATCTTCGGGATCTTCTACAATTTCCTCTTCATACTGATAGCGCTGTTCGTCTACATCGGCGCAACAGAGGAAGAGCAGGCGACCACGGTCTCGGAGAGCCTGCACGGGCTGACGGTTCGGCAGGTCATGTCGGAGAACGTGGCCGTTGTGCACCCGGACACATCGGTGCAGCAGCTTCACGACCTCATGCTGTCCACAAGGTACATGGGGTTCCCCGTCGTGGAAGGCGGACTTGTCGGGATAGTGACGCTCTCTGACACACACAAAGTGCCGAGGGACAGGATCCAGTTCGCGAGGGTCAGGGACATCATGACCCGAAATGTGGTCACCGTCTCTCCTGAGATGGATGCCGCCAAGGCGCTTCACCTGACGTCCGAGAAGCGCATCAGCAGACTCATCGTCATGGACGGCCCTCGCATAGCTGGCATCGTCACTCAGAAGGACTTCCTCAGGGCGATCGATGTCATGTCGGCCAGGAAACAGGTCTCCCGGTGGGGCCAGCAGTTCCCGCCTGAGCAACCCCCGGTAGCCCCTGTGTGAGCGTTCAACCTGAGAGCTGCTTCCTCTTGAACAACACCATGCTCAGGGCGATCGCCGTCGCCGCCCAAGCAATCATCACTATGGCTGAGACCGTCGGGTCAGGGTAGAAGTTCGTGAAATGGAATGAGCCGGCCTCTATCGTCGTGTCGACAGGATACGGATCCTGCAAGATGAACCCTATCACTCCCGATGAGAACGTCAGGGACGCCTCGAACTTCACGCTCGCCATCATAAGAACTCCATCTATGATGTTGAATATCAAGAGCGGTAGCAGGAACGTTAGGACGATCGCGCCAGTCGCGCCCTTCATCAGCGAACTGATCAAATAGGCGACGGCTGTGAGCGCGAGCAGGTACTCCATGGCATACGCGAAGGACATCAGCAAGTGGTCATCAATACCCCGCGCCGCTATCAGTGAGAGAATACCGACTCCCGCATAGAACAGGCCGATGACAATCAGGCCCGCCGTAATGCTGGCCGCGAACTTCCCGAAGAAGAGCACATGTCGCTTCATCGGAATGGGGAATATCAGATACCCGGTTCTGTTCGAGAATTCGCCTACGAGCGCGTCCGCACCGAAGAACGTCGCACAGATGATTA encodes:
- a CDS encoding site-2 protease family protein; this encodes MSASIKIGKILGIPINLHITFLLILPLFAYLFSDPSRQTEILGIALSFKTLDAATWVKYVFGSLAAVVFFMTILVHELAHSYLALRYGVKIKSITLMVFGGVSSMEEMPRQPGQEWRMAFAGPLSSLVIGGASYGAMLVLELVKPGGVIIDGTIILLGLMALYNVLLAGFNMIPAFPMDGGRVLRAFFATRMTYIEATKKAARIGRYFAIAMAIFGIFYNFLFILIALFVYIGATEEEQATTVSESLHGLTVRQVMSENVAVVHPDTSVQQLHDLMLSTRYMGFPVVEGGLVGIVTLSDTHKVPRDRIQFARVRDIMTRNVVTVSPEMDAAKALHLTSEKRISRLIVMDGPRIAGIVTQKDFLRAIDVMSARKQVSRWGQQFPPEQPPVAPV
- a CDS encoding ABC transporter permease → MDHFKAPSDAAQVPIVWRYELLKYLRSWRIVVSVLLAIVVLALIFLLPPALGNPYSGTDTNIALEPKTIPGPSNPLFPYSSAALIGRTGVDIKNMVVNADGALYPESSWTLVKLDDEFADLLSIPAGTYAVLFKDDVTNTAMTATFDWRTTPEDFESFFVGFVSILIIICATFFGADALVGEFSNRTGYLIFPIPMKRHVLFFGKFAASITAGLIVIGLFYAGVGILSLIAARGIDDHLLMSFAYAMEYLLALTAVAYLISSLMKGATGAIVLTFLLPLLIFNIIDGVLMMASVKFEASLTFSSGVIGFILQDPYPVDTTIEAGSFHFTNFYPDPTVSAIVMIAWAATAIALSMVLFKRKQLSG